The segment CCTTCACCAACTGGTGGTCTTAATACCTTAAGGGGTTTGCCAGTCCTTAATTCCCATATCCTTATTGTCTTGTCATCTGAGCCAGTTACAAGGAACCTCTCATCTTTGTCTATGCTGATTCTTCTAATCACCGCAGTATGCATGCCTGTCTCAATCCTTAAGATTGGATCCGATGGAGGCTCAGATGCAAGACAATCAAAAATATTGATAATAGTAATTATAAAGAAAAGAAGAAAAAATTTGGTAAGCCCTTTCAAATTCATTTTTACCTCCTACGAGTATCAACTCCAAAAGCTATATTTATACCGATAAATCTTTTTAGGTTATCTTAATTAAAAGTATACAAATAAAATAAAAAAATCAAAGAAAAAGTTTGTGCCATCTTCTCATTTATAAATAATGAATGATTTTCGGAGAACCGAGAAGCGGAAAACGTTTGAAAGTAGGAACTTAAAACGTGAAACGTGAAAAAGTAAAACGTAGAAGTTAAAACCTTGAACGTTGAACATAGAACATTCTTATAGTAATGCTCTTTTTTCATGGATGTTTGCTTATTCCTGTGATTTTGGATCCAGAATATCTCTTAGACCCTCTCCGGTGAGGTTAAACCCAAGAACGGCAAGAAGGATGCATATCCCGGGGAAAAATGACAGCCACCAGGCAAACATGATATTCTCTTTTCCGGATGTGATGATGTTTCCCCATGATGGTGTGGGGGGCTGTACCCCCAGTCCTAAAAAGCTGAGGGCAGATTCTACAAGTATGGAGCTGGCAACGCCGAGTGTAGCCGAAACGAGTATTGGGGAGGCAACATTAGGTAATATATGCTTAAAAAGTATCACTCTTTTTTTTAGCCCCGCAACTTTTGCGGCGGTGATATAATCCCGCTCGGTGATACTCATTGTTTCTGCTCTTACCATGCGGGCTACACCCATCCAGCTTGTTATCCCTATTACGATCATTATGTTGTAAATGGATGGTTTTAAAAAAGCAATCACCGCAAGTATCAAAAAAAATGTGGGAAAACAGAGGGCGATGTCCACTATCTTCATCAAAATCAGATCTGTAAAACCTTTAAAATAACCAGAAAATAAGCCAACTATCGTCCCAATAAAAACCGATATCCCCACAGATATAAATCCCACAGAAAGGGAGATTCGAGTGCCATATACCACTCTACTGAAGACATCTCTGCCCAATTCATCTGTACCAAAGAGATTTTTTAAAGATGGCGGGTTTAAGATATTCATGAGATCTATTTCTGAAGGGTCATAAGGTGCTATAATAGGGGCAAAAATGGCAACAATTGAAAAAAAGATTATTATCGATATACCGGTGATAAATAGTTTATTTCTTTTTACCATACCTTATCCTTGGATCTGCGATTGCATAAGATATGTCGGCTATAAGATTTCCTAAAAGTGTCAAAAAAGATCCTATTACAAGTATCCCCATTATCACCGGATAGTCCCTCATCATTACCGCCTGATAGAAAAGCTGCCCCATACCTGGTATAGAAAATACAGATTCAAAAATTACACTTCCACCAATCAGACCGGGTATCGATAAGCCTAATATTGTAATTACCGGCAAAAGGGCGTTTCTTAGGGCATGTTTGAATATCACGGTGTTTTTACCTAACCCCCTTGCATAGGCGGCTGTGATGTAATCTTCGTTTATCGCATCCATCATACTGCTTTTTATAAATCTGCTAAGACCGGCAATACCACCAAATACAGAAATCCCCACTGGAAGTATAGAATGCCAGATTACATCGTAGATCTTTTCTAAGGTGGAAAAATCTTCAAATTCGTATGATGTTAGTCCGGATATGGGTAGCCACCCTTTGATTACACCAAAATAGTATGCACAAAGTATCGCCAGCCAGAATGTAGGTATCGCAAAACCTATGTAAACTATTACGGTAGTTATCTTGTCAAATAATGAATTTCTGTAGACGGCAGACAGGACACCTATTGGGATGGAGATGATGATCACAAGTATCATTGATACGAGATTAAGGTATAAAGTCACCGGAAGCCTTTCGGCGATTTTAGTTAAAACAGGTTTCTGGTCAGAGGCAAAGGAGTTTCCAAAATCCAATCTTGATAATTTTTTCAGCCATATCCAGTACCTTTCTAAAACCGGTTTGTCAAGCTGGTACATATTTATAAATTTTTGATAAGCCGTTTCAGATATTTTTGGGTTCATTGATGACAAAAACTGTGCAGGATTACCCGGAGCCAGATTGACGACTATGAAGGATATCAGAGTTATCCCGATGAGCATCGGAATCATTTCTAATAATCTTTTAACTATATAGGTTAGCATACCTACCTTGTAAGTTTGTATCTTCTCTGGTCTTTTTCCACATACCAGTCGATAAAGTTGTGCATTATACCGGCTGGAGCTTCCTCCACATTCTTAAACCTTTTGTGTAATGCTATGAGGGCTTTTGGGTAAAAAAGGAATGTATAGGGCTGATCCTCCGCAAGTATCTGGGATATCTTGTGGTAAATCTTTAACCTCTTTTGCACGTCAAATTCCAGTCTTCCTTCTTCAATTAATTTATCAACCTCTTTATTCTGATAGCAGATAAAATTCAAATTTTTTCCACCACATCTTGAAGAATGCCATACATCATAAGGATCCGGCTCCATCGGGATAGTCCAGCCGAGAATTACCACGTCGAAATTTCTTTTGTCGATATATTCCGTAATAAATGTCGCCCACTCAAGTATCCTTATCTCAACTTTTATACCGATCTTCTTCCATGTATGCTGGATAATCTCTGCTATTGAGCTTCTCGTGGTATTCCCTTGATTTGTCGTTATCGTGATTATAAATGGGACTCCATCTTTTTCCACTATCCCATCTTTATTCTTATCTTCAAATCCAGCTTCTTTTAGCAAAAGTTTTGCTTTTTCAAGGTCGTAATTATACTTTGTGACATTATCTGTGTACCAGATGGTGCCTGGCTTAAAAGGGCCATCTGCCGGAATCCCCAGACCAAATAATACCCCTTTTATGATATCCTCTTTTGGGGTGGCATAGGACAATGCCTGCCTTACTCTTTTATCCTGAAGGAATCTATGTTTTAAATTATATCCGATGTATGTGTAGGAGTTTGATAGGTAGCTATATTTATTGTAATCGCTAACAAATCTTGGGTTTGACGTTTGTTTTGCAAATTGTAGAGGTGATAGACCCATCAGATCTATATTTTTGTTTAAAAGCTCTAAAAACATCGTGGAGGTATCCGGGATTATCTTCATCGTATATCTGTCCAGATTTGGTCTACCCTCGTAGTAATTGTCGTAGGCTTCAAGTGTAACGGAATGTCCGGCTTTCCATTCTTTGAATTTATATGGTCCAGTTCCGATTGGAGAACGCTGAAGTTCTGACTTTGTAATGGTTACACCTTTTAATTTATGGTAGGGAAGGATTCCTATTGTCCAGCTGGATAGGGCAGGGGCATAGGCAGTTTTATAATATACTTTTATAGTGTAGTCATCAGGGGTTTCCACTTTGTCTATGATTCTAAAGTCTGAGTCGTAGGCTGTGGGGGTATTGTTATCCACGATCGTTTCATAGGTGAATTTTACATCTTTTGAAGTAAATTCTGTACCGTCGTGCCATTTCACCCCTTTTCTCAAATGAAAAGTAATTACCTTCTTATCATCGGAAACTTCCCATTTATATGCTAAATCGCCAGTAAGATTGAGATTTTTATCATATTTTAACAGTCCATTATATATGAGCCCTGCAATGGCGTGGGATGAAGAATCGGTGGCAAGTATAGGGATGAGGTTGCTTGGCTCTCCGATGCTACCCTCTATTATGGAATCTCCAAATTTTGCAGAATCTGTTTTTCTTTTGACAGCATCTTCCCTTTCTTTGCCGCACCCCAAAATGAGAGTAGATGCTATGAGTATTAAAATACCTAATTTTTTAAGCATTTATAAAACCTAAAATAAGCTTTATTTGCTTTCTGTGGGGACAACCGGCTTATTTTGTGGTATGGTTTTTACAGGAGTGTCCTGCAATTTATTTACTATTGAGCTACCTGCTTTACCAGAGGATGACATTATGGTAAGTGTGATGGATGTGGTAAAAAAAAGGATAACAAGAATAGTTGTAATTTTTGTCATTATATTTTCTGGTGTGCCGGGTCCAAACATGTCGGATGAACCTCCACCAAATGCTTCTTTCAAGCTTGATCCCTTGCCTGATTGAATGAGTATTGCAAGGATCAATAAAATGGTAAAAAAGATATGAAATCCCAAAACTATTGCATACATTGATACACCTCAAACTTTTAAGTTTTTATCATCTTTTTCATAATATCAACTTTTCTAATCAAATGTCAACAAAAAAAGGGGATTATGATTCACTAAATGCTTTTAGCAAATCCCCCAGCGAAACTATCCCCACAAGCTTATCCCCTTCCAGCACGGGAACTCGGTGTATGTATTTGTAGAGAAATATTTTTGCCACATCTTTTATGTCTGTATCGGGAGTTACCGTAATGGCTGGTGAAGACATCACAGTCTTGACAGGTGGATCTGTGAGTTCTTTTACATCCACCAGAGGGATTTTGTCGGCATCATTTAAAATATCGGGTAATCTGTTTAATAAATCGGTTTCGCTGAATACCCCCACCACTTCCCCATTGTCGTTTAAAACGGGTACACCGGTGATTTTTTTTTCTCTCAATCTTAATGTTACTTCTCTAATCGATTCATCTTCATGGGCTGTAATAACATTTGTTTTCATAATCTCTTTTACTTTCATCTATCCTCCACACTACATCTGCATTGCAATCTCTTTTAATAAATCCCTCAGAATGCCACCATCTGCACCTTTTGGTAGCACCCTGACAAATTTTATCTCCTGAGGAAGTACCACTTCCCCTAATTCTTCCAGTATCGTTTCATGTATTTCATTCATGATCCTTTTGTGTAAACTCTCATCAACTTTCCTGTGCAGAACACAAAAAGCCACCATCGTGTCCCCTCGCTTTTCATCATTAAGTATAACTATAGCAGATTCTTTCACAAATCTATTTTTGTTGATGGCTTCTTCCACCTGTGAGAGATTTATCCGCTTACCTGATATATGTATTACATTATCTATCCTTCCTGCAAGATAAAAATTATTGTTCTCGTCAAAATATGCGCTATCACCTGTTCTAAAGACATATTTATTGCTGTAATTTTTCCAGAATGTTTTAAAAAATAGATCTTCATCGTGGCATAGTTTCATACACATGGATGGGATTGGGTATTCAAGCATGAGTAAACCTTTCAAATTTGGGTATTCAATTTTCGATTTTGTGATGCTGTCATAAATACCCAGATGTACACCAGGGAAGGATATACCCACAGAGTCTTTTTTGATATCAGAAAATCCGGGAATCTGCGCTGCTATTGCTCCACCCAATTCGGTGACAGAATAGATATTTAGTATTGGGATACTTTTATTTGCAATCTTTTTATAAGTCCAATCCAGGACCTCTTCTTCGATAGGTTCACCACCAAGAAAAAGTAGTTCCAGAGACGATGTATGGGAGTATACTTTCTTTTTCATATCAGCATTCATGAGTGTTTTCATTATTCTTGGGGTGGTATAACACTTATTTATCTTATACCTCTCTAAAATACCGTAAAACCTTTTGGCATTTTCAAATGTTATATTATCCTCAAACATTACTGTTGTGGAACCAGTTAGTAATGGACCATAAATGCCGTAGGAATGTCCATTAATCCAGGATATATCTGATGTATTCCAGAAGGTGTCGTTGTCATCAGGATCAAAGAGGACAGTGTAAATAAAATGTGTCCAGGCTAAGTAGCCGCCAATGTTGTATACGAGCCCTTTTGGCTCATTGAAATGAGTGGAGGTAACCATGATAAATAGAGGGTCGTTGCTATCCACGATATTTTTTTCTAAAGAGGATGCATCTTTAAAATCTGTGTCACTGAGCAGGTCGTGGTACCACAAATCCCTGATCGGTTTCATATGTGTTTTTTTTGGTATCCTCTCCACAACAATTACATGTTTTGGTTGGTGGGTTGATTTTTTTAGGGCCTCATCCACCTTCGATTTTATATCTATCTCTGTACCTGCAAGGCTGTAATCGGTTGTGATGATTATAGTTGGCTGGCAATCATTTATCCTATCTGCAAGGGCATCAGGTGAGTAGGAATAATGATACAACGTATGAACTGCTCCAATCCTTATCGATGCAAGCATTGAAATTACAGCTTCGGGAACATTTGGTAGATATATTAAAATCCTATCATTCTTTTTAACTCCCAGTTTTTTTAATGCATAGGCAAATTTAAGCATTTCAAAGTGAAGTGATTGGTAGGTAAATATCCTTTCGGTGTAATCAGATCCGCGCCATATAATTGCTGCTTTGTTTTTTTTGTTTGAATTTAGATGTTTACCCAGAAGATTGTGGATGGGATCCAATTTACCATTTACGTAAAATGCAAATTTGGGGTTATGTTTTATATCAAGTATAGTGTTGTATGGGGTTTCCCAGATAAGATATTTTTCACCTATGTAATCAAAAAGTTTTATCGTATCTAACCTGTAGAGATCTTTTAATGTGTCTCTACTGATGACTTTTCTTGTATAATTCTGATTAAGTTCATTTATCTTGTCGTATATCATATCATTTTCCTAAAACAGTGTTTTTATATTAGTAGAATATTTTGAGATAAAATTCAAGGGTTTATTTAAAAATAGTTTATTTTTATAGATTTTTCTACTATAATGCTTACATGAAAGCTTTGGATATTTTTAAAAGGTTTCTTTTGAATCTTGTTCTTACCTTCTTTTATATGGTTAGCAATGATATTCTTCTTTTCAATGCTGCGATTACCTATTATGCTCTTTTGTCGTTTATCCCTATGTTGTTGATTTTTGGATTGGTCCTGAGGAAGATTTTTCTGTATTTCCCCCAGTCTGTTCGGTATTTTGAAGAGATGATGGGGACGGTAGATATTGAAATGCTTGAATATGTTAATATATTAGGGCTAATAAAGGAGTCTAATGTCGCTGGGTTCGGTATATTCGGTATTCTTTCGATCTTTTTGACGTCAACAATCTTTTTGAGGTCCATAAATACCGTTTTCAAAAAAATATTTAGAATTAAGTCAGTAAAGGAAACGATTTTGCATAGTCTCATGCCATTCTTTGTTTATTTTTCATTTTTAGTGATTATAATCATTCTTTTATTGTCAAAAGTCGCACTATTATTTCTGGAAAACTTTTTGGTGTTTTATGTTGATATCGATCTTTCATATCCCATTTTGATTCTTGAGAAATTTTCTTTTTTACCTTTATTGTTTTTTCTTACACTGCTTTCGATCTCTTATCATTTTCTGTCATTGAGAAGATTAAGCTGGATCGATTCTATAAAACTATCTCTTCTTTTCGGATTTACGATCTATTGCTTTAATATTGCATTTAAGTATTTTTACAATATCTCTTTTTATAATGCAGTTTATGGTGCTTTAAGTTCCTTGATCATCACTCTTGCTTATGTTTATATCTTTTTTCTCTCTTTTCTTTTCTGGTCTCAGTACGGTTTTGTGAAGAATAATTATAAAGGTGTTTTAATAAGGATTTTATTTGAAAGTGCGTTTAATAATCCAAAATCTTTTTTGGTGAAGTTTTTCATGATGATACTTAAAGATAGAGCTTTTTTCGGTAAATCTGTTACTGTAGAAATTTTAAAAACTAATTACGATTATGCCATCCTATTGGATGGAACACTTGAGCTGGTTGACGATAATGGTTTGTCTATATATCTATCAAAATATGATTTTTTTAAGATTAATGATATATCTGGAAATGTAAATTTTATCCCTTCTGAGGATTGCATTATTTTAATTTTCGATCAAGAAGAAAAACTTTTTCTGGAAAATGATTCTTCTGCTGCATCGGCTATTTTTAAATCAAGTGAAAAGGTACTTATCTTATAATAGGATAACAGTTTTTTAATATTAATGACGTTAAAAAAAGATTCAACTTTACTTGACATTATTTTATTATGAATATAAAAGGTATATTTAAAATTATCCGGAGATAGCTTATGTCAGACAGACGTGTTAATGTGGGTATCGTAGGTTACGGGACCGTTGGAAAAGGCACAGTTAATGTCCTTATAGATAATGCTAATGTTATAAAAGAGAAAACCGGAATCGACATCTTTGTGAAATCAGTGGCAGATTTGAAGATTAATGAGTTTGACGACCAATTCTTAAGGAAGGTGCCGAACAAATACACCGATGCCGATATGATAATTAATGATCCTGTTATCGATATAGTTGTGGAGCTTATAGGTGGTTATAACGCTGCTAAAAAGGTTATACTTGATGCAATTGAAAAAAAGAAACATGTGGTGACTGCAAACAAAGCCCTTCTGGCGGTTTACGGTACAGAGATTTTCAAAAAAGCTGAAGAGAAATCTGTTCAACTTGGTTTTGAAGGTAGCGTTGGTGGTGGTATCCCAATTATAAAGGTCTTAAAAGAGGATCTGGCGGCTAATAACATAAAAGAGATTTATGGCATAATTAATGGTACCGCTAACTATATACTCACAAGAATGGAGAAAGAAGGGAAGGAGTTTGATGAGGTTTTAAAGGATGCCCAGAGACTTGGGTATGCAGAAGCTGATCCTACTTTTGACATTGAGGGGATCGATACCGCCCACAAGATTACAATTTTATCATCCATTGCTTTTAATACCATAATCCCTTTCGATAAGGTTTTTGTGGAGGGGATTTCAAGTATAAAGCAGGTTGATATCGATTTTGCAAAAAAGTTAAATTGTAAGATCAAACTTTTGGCAATAGCTAAAAAGCATGAAAACGATATTGAGGTTAGAGTTCACCCAACGATGATACCCGAAAGGTATATCCTTTCAAAGGTTGAAAATGTGTTTAACGCCATTTATCTTGTTTCTGATAAACTGGATAGAACTATACATTATGGTAGAGGGGCGGGTGGTTTGCCCACAGGTAGTGCGGTGGCTGGTGATATTATATCCATAGCGAGAGATATTATCTGTGGTTGTCATAAGAGGGTTCCGGTGCTTGGCTTTACTAAAGAGTACAGGTCATATTTCCCTGTAAAAAATATTGATGACATCAGGTCATCTTTTTATCTAAGGTTTATGGCTCTAGATAAGCCTGGTGTGTTATCGAAGATTGCTGGAGTTCTTGGTAAATACAATATAAGTATCAGTGCTGCTATTCAGCCGGGTGATTATTCTCCTGGTGACGTTGTTCCGCTTGTTTTCATGACTCATGAGACTATTGGACGTCATGTTTCAGATGCCGTAAGAGAGATAGATTCTATGGAATATGTGAAAAGTAAGACCGTTGTAATACGGGTAGAAGGGGCTCATAGGGGTTGATATGAAATATTTTGTGCTTTTGTGTGATGGAATGAGTGATTATGAGATACCCGAGCTGGGTAATAAAACAATACTCGAATTTGCCAATACTTCAAATTTTGATTTGATCGCTAAAGATGGCTGCTGCGGTTTTATAAAGACCACTCCAGATGGGATGTATCCAGGTAGTGATATATGTAATTTATCAATTTTTGGGTATAATCCTGCGGAGGTTTACACCGGGAGAAGTCCAATAGAGGCTGCAAGTATTGGGGTGGAGCTTGGAGAAAATGATTTCGCCTTCAGGTGCAATCTTGTTACCCTATCTGATGATGGTGAGGTCATGGAGGATTTTACCGCTCATCACATAGATAACGATACTGCAAGAGGTATCATTTATAAATTACAGGAAGAGTTTAAAGATGATTCCATAGAGTTTTATGCCGGGGTAGGGTACAGGAATCTTATGGTGATAAGAAATGCCGATTTTAGGCTAAAAACTACACCACCCCATGATATTATTGGAAAAGAGATCGATGATTACCTCCCTAAAGGAGAGGGTACTGATATCATTCTTAATATTATGAAAAGAGGTGCTGAGGTTGTAAAATCGGTTAAAAGTTCCGCCAATGCTATATGGCTTTGGGGGGAAGGGAAGAAACCATCTTTGAAAAGTTTTAAATCGGTGTACGGACTTGATGGGGCTGTTATTTCTGCAGTTGACCTTGTAAGGGGAATTGGTAAGCTTGCGGGGATGAAGGTGATAGATGTACCCGGTGCTACAGGCTTTATAGATACAAATTATGAGGGTAAAGCTCAGTATGCCATAGAAGCTTTGAAAGAGTGTGATTACGTATTTGTGCACGTGGAGGCACCGGATGAGTCCGGCCACATGGGGAGAATTGATCTAAAAGTAAAATCTGTGGAGGATATAAATAGCAGGATGTTACCTATTATCATGGAAGGGCTAAAATCTTTTGGGGATTATAGAATACTTATTACTCCGGATCACCCAACGCCCATCTCCCTCAGAACCCATGCGGCAGAGCTTGTCCCTGCAATCATAGCTGGAACCGGCGTGGTACCGGATAAGAATAGTTGTTATAATGAAAAGTTGAGTCCATCTTTCATAATAAATGATGGTTATAAGATAGCAGAATATTTTATAAAGAGCAGGTCTATTGGATAAGGAGGCTTAAATGAGCTTGGTAGTTATGAAGTTTGGTGGTACCAGTGTTGGCTCCATCGAAAGGATCAAGAATGTGGCCAGGATTGCAGTTAAAAAGAAAGAAGAGGGGCATGATGTGGTTGTGGTTTCTTCTGCAATGGCAGGGGAAACAGACAGGCTTATCAATCTTCTTAAGGAGATTTCCCCAAAGTATGACTTAAGAGAGTACGACCAGCTTGTTTCCACAGGAGAGACGGCCGCAATCCCATTGGTTACTCAGGCTATTAAAGAGTTGGGTCATGATGCAATATCTTTTACCGGTTTTCAGATAGGTATGATCACAGACGGAGCACACTCCAAAGCACGTATCGTAAAGATAACAGCGGAGAGAATTTTCAAAGCTCTAAAAGAAGGTAAGATTTGTGTTGTGGCTGGTTTCCAGGGTATTTTTCCTGAAACAGGTGATATCACCACACTTGGAAGAGGTGGATCTGACACCACTGCTGTGGCTATTGCTGCCGCAATAAATGCCGATGTATGTGAAATTTATACCGATGTTGATGGGGTTTACACTGCAGACCCAAGGATCGTGAAAAATGCTAAAAAACTTGACAGAATCTCTTATGAAGAGATGCTTGAGCTTGCCTCTCTGGGGGCTAAAGTTTTACAATCAAGATCTGTTGAGCTCGGAATGAAGTATAATGTACCTATTTTAGTTTTATCATCAATTGAAGATAAACCAGGAACTTTAGTAGTTAAGGAGGATAAAGATATGGAAAAAGTTATTGTTTCAGGTGTTACTGCTGATAAGAATCAGGCAAAGATTACAATAGTAGGTGTACCAGACAGACCAGGTATTGCAGCTGAAATATTTGGAAAATTGGCTGAGGCAAACATAAATGTAGATATGATTATTCAAAATGTTGGGCTTGATGGAAAGACAGATCTTTCCTTTACTGTGGCAAAAACAGACCTTTTAAGGGCAATAGATGCATGTGAAGCTGTGAAAACCTCAATTGGTGCATCAAAGGTTGTAAGCGATGAAAATATTGCGAAGGTGTCCATTGTTGGTGTTGGTATGAAGAGTCATGCAGGGGTGGCTGCGAAGATGTTTAAACTTCTTTCTGAAAATAATATAAACATTCAGATGATCTCCACAAGTGAAATTAAAATCTCATGCGTAATTGACGAGAAATTTGCTGAACTTGCCGTGAGAGTATTACATGAAAAATTTGTGGAGGAAGGAGATAATGTCTCGTAAGATATATCTTTATGATACAACATTAAGGGATGGAACTCAGGCGGAGGATGTAAACTTTACCGTACAGGATAAGGTTAGAATTGCTGAAGCTCTGGTGGATTTTGGTATAGATTATATAGAGGGTGGTTGGCCTGGATCCAACCCCCGTGATATAGATTTTTTTAACGAAGTAAAGAAATCTAAAAAAGCCGCAGGTTATGTTGCTGCTTTTGGTAGCACCAGAAGAGCAAAACTATCCTGTGATAGTGATGATAATATTCAGGCTTTACTTCAAAGTGGTGCCCCAACAGTAACGATTTTTGGTAAGACCTGGGATTTGCATGTAAGAGAGGCTCTAAAGATATCCCTGGAAGCAAATCTTGAAATTATTTTTGACTCACTTTCCTATCTCAAAAAAAGAGTAGGCACAGTATTCTATGATGCGGAGCATTTCTTCGATGGTTATAAGGCCAACTCCGAATATGCCATAAAAACGTTAAAAGCTGCCATTGAGGCCAAAGCAGACTGTCTTGTACTCTGTGATACTAATGGTGGTACTATGCCGGATGAGCTTGTGGAAATAATCAATAATGTGAAAAAAGAGATAGGTGATTACCCACTTGGTATCCATTGTCATAACGATAGTGAGTGTGCTGTGGCTAATTCTATATTAGCTGTGAAAAATGGAATAGTACATGTACAGGGTACTATAAATGGCTATGGGGAAAGATGTGGGAATGCAAATCTCTGCTCCATCATTCCAAACCTGCAATTAAAATATGGCTATCAATGTGTAAGTGAAGATCAGCTAAAAAAACTTGTGAAGATTTCAAGGCTGGTTAATGAATTAGGGAACTTAAAACATAACATCCATCAGCCTTACGTTGGTAGGTCTGCTTTTGCCCACAAAGGTGGTGTGCATGTAAGTGCGATACTCAAAAATTCCAGGACTTACGAGCATATCGAACCAGAATTGGTGGGGAACAAGCAAAGAGTACTTATATCTGATCTTTCTGGTAAGAGCAACCTTATTTATAAGGCAAGAGATTTTGGTTTGGAAATAGATCAAAACGACCCAAATCTCAACACTATTCTGGAAAAATTAAAAGAGCTTGAAAATAAAGGGTTCCAGTTTGAAGGAGCTGAGGCATCATTTGAATTGCTAGTGAGAAAAGGGCTTGGAAACTTCAGGAAGTTTTTTGATCTTTTGAGTTTCCGTGTTATCGATGAAAAAAGAAGTGCTCTTGAGCCACCTTTTGCTGAGGCCACTGTGATGCTTATGGTGGGTGGTGAAATTGAACATACAGCTGCAATTGGAAATGGCCCCGTAAATGCCCTTGATCTTGCTTTGAGAAAGGCTCTGGAAAAGTTTTACCCATCCCTTAAAACTATGGAGCTTGTGGACTTTAAGGTAAGGATACTTTCCGGGAAAGATGGAACCAAGGCTGTCACGAGAGTGTTAATAGAGTCCAAGGATGAAAAGGATATCTGGGGAACAGTGGGGGTTGCCCACAACATAATAGACGCCAGCTATCAGGCTTTGGTGGATTCTATTGAATATAAGCTTTTTAAAGATGCTTACAAATAGTGATATTTAAGTGTAGTTTTTAAATTTTAAAGAAAGGCGGGTTACCCCGCCTTTTTTATTTCTCTTCTATTATGTCAAGCTTTATGCTGAGTTCTTTTAACTGTTTTGCATCCACCTTGTTTGGGGCATCACTCATAAGACATGTGGCTTTCTGGGTTTTTGGGAAAGCTATAACATCCCTGATGGAATCCGCACCGGCCAAAATAGATGCTATCCTGTCCACTCCAAAAGCAATACCACCGTGGGGAGGGGTGCCATATCTCAGTGCTTCAATGAAAAACCCAAATTTTAGATCGCATTCCTCTTTTGTAAGTCCTAATATATTAAACATCTTCTCCTGAATATCGCTTCTATGGATCCTGATACTTCCTCCGCCTATTTCAGATCCGTTAAGTACCAGGTCATAGGCTTTTGCCCTTATCTTGAGAGGATCGGTGTCGAAGAGGGGGATATCTTCGTCCACAGGTGCCGTAAATGGGTGATGCACTGCAGCATATCTTTTTTCCTCTTTGTCCCATTCCAGAAGCGGGAAGTCGATA is part of the Calditerrivibrio nitroreducens DSM 19672 genome and harbors:
- a CDS encoding AMP-binding protein, which translates into the protein MIYDKINELNQNYTRKVISRDTLKDLYRLDTIKLFDYIGEKYLIWETPYNTILDIKHNPKFAFYVNGKLDPIHNLLGKHLNSNKKNKAAIIWRGSDYTERIFTYQSLHFEMLKFAYALKKLGVKKNDRILIYLPNVPEAVISMLASIRIGAVHTLYHYSYSPDALADRINDCQPTIIITTDYSLAGTEIDIKSKVDEALKKSTHQPKHVIVVERIPKKTHMKPIRDLWYHDLLSDTDFKDASSLEKNIVDSNDPLFIMVTSTHFNEPKGLVYNIGGYLAWTHFIYTVLFDPDDNDTFWNTSDISWINGHSYGIYGPLLTGSTTVMFEDNITFENAKRFYGILERYKINKCYTTPRIMKTLMNADMKKKVYSHTSSLELLFLGGEPIEEEVLDWTYKKIANKSIPILNIYSVTELGGAIAAQIPGFSDIKKDSVGISFPGVHLGIYDSITKSKIEYPNLKGLLMLEYPIPSMCMKLCHDEDLFFKTFWKNYSNKYVFRTGDSAYFDENNNFYLAGRIDNVIHISGKRINLSQVEEAINKNRFVKESAIVILNDEKRGDTMVAFCVLHRKVDESLHKRIMNEIHETILEELGEVVLPQEIKFVRVLPKGADGGILRDLLKEIAMQM
- a CDS encoding YihY/virulence factor BrkB family protein, with amino-acid sequence MDIFKRFLLNLVLTFFYMVSNDILLFNAAITYYALLSFIPMLLIFGLVLRKIFLYFPQSVRYFEEMMGTVDIEMLEYVNILGLIKESNVAGFGIFGILSIFLTSTIFLRSINTVFKKIFRIKSVKETILHSLMPFFVYFSFLVIIIILLLSKVALLFLENFLVFYVDIDLSYPILILEKFSFLPLLFFLTLLSISYHFLSLRRLSWIDSIKLSLLFGFTIYCFNIAFKYFYNISFYNAVYGALSSLIITLAYVYIFFLSFLFWSQYGFVKNNYKGVLIRILFESAFNNPKSFLVKFFMMILKDRAFFGKSVTVEILKTNYDYAILLDGTLELVDDNGLSIYLSKYDFFKINDISGNVNFIPSEDCIILIFDQEEKLFLENDSSAASAIFKSSEKVLIL
- a CDS encoding homoserine dehydrogenase, with translation MSDRRVNVGIVGYGTVGKGTVNVLIDNANVIKEKTGIDIFVKSVADLKINEFDDQFLRKVPNKYTDADMIINDPVIDIVVELIGGYNAAKKVILDAIEKKKHVVTANKALLAVYGTEIFKKAEEKSVQLGFEGSVGGGIPIIKVLKEDLAANNIKEIYGIINGTANYILTRMEKEGKEFDEVLKDAQRLGYAEADPTFDIEGIDTAHKITILSSIAFNTIIPFDKVFVEGISSIKQVDIDFAKKLNCKIKLLAIAKKHENDIEVRVHPTMIPERYILSKVENVFNAIYLVSDKLDRTIHYGRGAGGLPTGSAVAGDIISIARDIICGCHKRVPVLGFTKEYRSYFPVKNIDDIRSSFYLRFMALDKPGVLSKIAGVLGKYNISISAAIQPGDYSPGDVVPLVFMTHETIGRHVSDAVREIDSMEYVKSKTVVIRVEGAHRG
- a CDS encoding cofactor-independent phosphoglycerate mutase, with product MKYFVLLCDGMSDYEIPELGNKTILEFANTSNFDLIAKDGCCGFIKTTPDGMYPGSDICNLSIFGYNPAEVYTGRSPIEAASIGVELGENDFAFRCNLVTLSDDGEVMEDFTAHHIDNDTARGIIYKLQEEFKDDSIEFYAGVGYRNLMVIRNADFRLKTTPPHDIIGKEIDDYLPKGEGTDIILNIMKRGAEVVKSVKSSANAIWLWGEGKKPSLKSFKSVYGLDGAVISAVDLVRGIGKLAGMKVIDVPGATGFIDTNYEGKAQYAIEALKECDYVFVHVEAPDESGHMGRIDLKVKSVEDINSRMLPIIMEGLKSFGDYRILITPDHPTPISLRTHAAELVPAIIAGTGVVPDKNSCYNEKLSPSFIINDGYKIAEYFIKSRSIG